A genomic region of Gemmatimonadota bacterium contains the following coding sequences:
- the rfbB gene encoding dTDP-glucose 4,6-dehydratase, whose protein sequence is MRVVVTGGAGFIGSNLVRWLLRERPDWQVRNLDALTYAGNLENLKGVDADPRYAFLHGDVADPDAVEAALADVDAVLHLAAESHVDRSIASATDFVRTNVVGTETLLAAARRRPGLTVVVVSTDEVYGELPWQDPEAEGPRERFTAGTPVAPRSPYAASKAAGDLLALAYHRTHGVDVRVTRASNNYGPYQFPEKLIPLMITNGIEGRDLPVYGDGLHIRDWIHVDDHCRGIVATLERGRAGEVYLFGGDAERTNRAVVEGLAGHLDVGPERIRSVPDRPGHDRRYAIDWSGSERALGWRPLRRFDEGLAETVDWYRGNVEWWTRVRDGRYQRYYEALYGPGGRSTLGA, encoded by the coding sequence GTGAGGGTCGTCGTCACCGGGGGCGCCGGCTTCATCGGGTCCAACCTCGTGCGCTGGCTGTTGCGCGAACGACCGGACTGGCAGGTCCGCAATCTGGACGCGCTGACCTACGCCGGGAATCTGGAGAACCTCAAGGGCGTCGACGCCGACCCCCGCTACGCCTTCCTGCACGGGGACGTCGCCGACCCCGATGCGGTCGAGGCCGCGCTGGCCGACGTCGACGCCGTGCTGCACCTCGCCGCCGAGTCGCATGTCGATCGTTCCATCGCGTCGGCCACGGACTTCGTCCGCACCAACGTGGTCGGCACGGAGACCCTCCTGGCCGCCGCCCGCCGCCGCCCCGGCCTGACGGTGGTGGTCGTCTCCACCGACGAGGTCTATGGGGAGCTGCCCTGGCAGGACCCGGAGGCCGAGGGTCCCCGGGAGCGGTTCACGGCCGGCACGCCGGTGGCGCCCCGTTCGCCCTATGCCGCCAGCAAAGCCGCGGGCGACCTCCTGGCGCTGGCCTACCACCGCACCCATGGGGTGGATGTCCGGGTCACACGGGCGTCCAACAACTACGGCCCCTACCAGTTCCCGGAGAAGCTCATCCCGCTGATGATCACGAACGGGATCGAAGGACGGGATCTGCCGGTCTACGGCGATGGCCTCCACATCCGCGACTGGATCCACGTGGACGACCACTGCCGGGGCATCGTCGCCACCCTGGAGCGGGGGCGGGCCGGGGAGGTCTACCTCTTCGGCGGGGACGCGGAACGGACCAACCGGGCGGTCGTCGAGGGGCTGGCCGGGCACCTGGACGTGGGCCCGGAGCGGATCCGGTCCGTCCCGGATCGGCCCGGACACGACCGGCGCTACGCCATCGACTGGAGCGGCTCGGAACGGGCCCTCGGGTGGCGTCCGCTCCGCCGCTTCGACGAGGGCCTGGCCGAGACGGTGGACTGGTACCGGGGCAACGTCGAATGGTGGACCCGGGTCCGGGACGGGCGCTACCAGCGGTACTACGAGGCCCTCTATGGCCCCGGCGGGCGCTCCACCCTGGGCGCCTGA
- a CDS encoding sugar phosphate nucleotidyltransferase, which translates to MRGVVLAGGLGTRLLPMTRVTNKHLLPVYDRPMIYYPLQQLVHAGIRDILVVTGGSSAGDFLRLLGNGREFGLNRLHYAYQEGEGGIAEALGLAEHFAEGEPVVVLLGDNLFGESLAPAVDAFRARGARAGAMILLKEVDDPQRFGVAELEGDRVVRIVEKPAEPATNLAVTGCYFYDARVFEIIHGLSPSERGELEITDVNNRYIEWGELRFRTLEGWWTDAGTVGSLYRATRRVAESDEPVVRGPIPGLGDPS; encoded by the coding sequence ATGAGAGGAGTCGTGCTGGCGGGGGGACTGGGCACGCGCCTGCTCCCGATGACGCGGGTCACGAACAAGCACCTGCTGCCGGTCTACGACCGGCCCATGATCTACTACCCCCTGCAGCAGCTCGTGCACGCGGGCATCCGCGACATCCTCGTCGTGACCGGGGGCAGCTCGGCGGGGGACTTCCTCCGCCTGCTGGGGAACGGCCGCGAGTTCGGGCTGAACCGACTGCACTACGCCTACCAGGAGGGGGAAGGCGGCATCGCCGAGGCGTTGGGCCTCGCGGAGCACTTCGCGGAGGGCGAGCCGGTGGTCGTCCTGCTGGGGGACAATCTCTTCGGCGAGTCGTTGGCGCCGGCCGTCGACGCGTTCCGGGCCCGCGGGGCGCGGGCGGGCGCCATGATCCTCCTGAAGGAGGTGGACGACCCGCAGCGCTTCGGGGTCGCGGAGCTGGAGGGCGACCGGGTGGTGCGGATCGTGGAGAAGCCGGCCGAGCCCGCCACCAATCTGGCCGTCACGGGGTGCTACTTCTACGACGCCCGGGTCTTCGAGATCATCCACGGGCTTTCGCCCTCCGAGCGGGGTGAGCTCGAGATCACCGACGTCAACAACCGCTACATCGAGTGGGGCGAACTGCGCTTCCGCACGCTGGAGGGGTGGTGGACCGACGCGGGGACCGTCGGCTCGCTCTACCGCGCCACGCGTCGCGTCGCCGAGTCGGACGAGCCCGTGGTGCGCGGCCCCATCCCCGGTCTGGGGGACCCGTCGTGA
- the rfbD gene encoding dTDP-4-dehydrorhamnose reductase, protein MASAARSDGGRPILVTGAGGLLGSEVVTSFRRAGRDVVAVERATLDITDAPSVSALFEDVRPGVVVNCAAYTQVDRAESEPEAAYAVNRDGAGSVARAAARCGARLIHISTDFVFDGRARRPYRPEDPTRPLGVYGASKHAGEEEVRRAGGAWAIVRTSWLYGRGGRNFVDRILERARTGEPLRVVADQRGRPTAAPGLADTLRALDDLGATGIWHVADGGEATWFELAREACRLAGLTPELTPVATGDWPAPAPRPPYSVLDLERTERALGRPFADWRSALEGYLASGADLVSGGRG, encoded by the coding sequence ATGGCATCTGCAGCGCGATCCGACGGTGGTCGCCCGATCCTGGTCACCGGCGCCGGCGGACTCCTCGGCTCCGAGGTCGTGACGTCCTTCCGGCGCGCCGGGCGTGATGTCGTGGCGGTGGAGCGGGCCACGCTGGACATCACCGACGCGCCGTCGGTGTCCGCCCTCTTCGAGGACGTGCGCCCCGGCGTGGTGGTCAATTGTGCCGCCTACACGCAGGTCGACCGGGCCGAGTCGGAGCCGGAGGCCGCGTACGCCGTCAATCGCGACGGCGCGGGTTCGGTGGCGCGCGCAGCGGCCCGCTGTGGCGCCCGGCTCATCCACATCAGCACCGACTTCGTCTTCGACGGTCGGGCGCGTCGTCCCTACCGGCCGGAGGATCCCACGCGTCCGCTCGGGGTCTACGGTGCCTCGAAGCACGCCGGTGAGGAAGAAGTGCGTCGCGCCGGCGGAGCCTGGGCCATCGTGCGGACGTCGTGGTTGTACGGCCGGGGCGGCCGCAACTTCGTGGACCGGATCCTGGAACGTGCGCGGACCGGCGAGCCCCTGCGGGTGGTCGCCGATCAGCGCGGTCGCCCCACGGCTGCCCCCGGCCTGGCGGACACGCTCCGGGCGTTGGACGACCTCGGAGCCACCGGGATCTGGCATGTGGCCGATGGCGGAGAGGCGACCTGGTTCGAGCTGGCGCGCGAGGCGTGCCGGTTGGCGGGATTGACTCCGGAGCTGACGCCGGTCGCCACGGGCGACTGGCCGGCGCCGGCACCGAGGCCCCCCTACTCGGTGCTGGACCTGGAGCGGACGGAGCGGGCGCTGGGACGTCCGTTCGCGGATTGGCGCAGCGCGCTGGAGGGCTATCTCGCTTCCGGCGCCGACCTCGTGAGTGGAGGCCGTGGATGA